In Sulfurimonas sp. hsl 1-7, the genomic window TTGAGGTTATAAAACGTACACTCCGGAGTGATCTCAAGGTCTTTTGTACGCCCTAGCTGTATCAATGCATTTCTAGGAACTAAAATCCCGTTTTCTTTAAAAAACTTCTTGATATTCACAAACTTTACATCTTCAACAAACTTATATTCAAACTCTTTATGAAACTTCATTTTATCGGTCAAGAACAGATGTTCATTTACATGAAGTTGATCAGAAGCATACTTGATAGGGAGATATCCTGAGAGGTCTGTTAGTATCTCTTCTACATGCTGATATTTTTCGGGAAGTGTATTTTTTTGGATAAAAACATACTTGTTATTAAGTTTAAGTGTTGTGGAGTTTTTCCAGTATTTATATGCCGGATTGGAGATGCCAAGCTTACCGTATACTTCTCGCCAAAGCCAAAAAGAGTTAAGCGTATCTGGTAAAGCTGACATATATTCCCTTTTAAAATCTATTTATTAGATTATATACTCTTTTTTCAAATAGATTTATTAAAAGGGATTTTCACTCTTATGAAAATGTAGCTACTACAAGTTTCGTAACGATGAAACCACCGATTACTAACCATAAGAACATTGCACCTGCTGTGTAAAGCGGTGCTAAACCTAAACCTTTAAATTTAGAGAATATTGTCCCCATACCTAAAGCAGTCATTGCCATAGTTAATAAGAATGTATCGATCTCATTAATAACACTAACAACATCAGTCGGTACTAACTGAAGTGAATTAAACCCTGCCATACCGATGAAGTATACAGCAAACCAAGGTATAACAAGTTTTACACCACCTGCTGCTGAACCAGATTTTTTTGCTTCCATTGAAAGATAAATTCCTAAAAGAATAAGCATCGGTGCGATCATGATAACACGTGTCATTTTTACGATTACCGCCGAGTTTGCCATATCTGCCGGAGCACCAGCAATTGAAGCAGGAACAGCAACAACTTGTGCAACTTCATGAATAGTACCACCAACATAGATACCAAACTCTTGAGGAGTCATGTGTAAAAAGCCAGTTGCCGGTTCAATAACTGCCGCATATAATACCGGATACAAGAACATTGAGATAGTACCAAAAAGTACAACCATAGAAACCGCAACTGCCGTTTTATGCCCTTCAGCTTTAAGTACCGGCTCAGTTGCAAGAACTGCAGCAGCACCACAAACAGAAGCACCAGAAGCTGTAAGCATTGATGTTTCTTTATCCATTTTGAAAATTTTATATCCTAAGTACGATCCGAGAATAAATGTTGTCGCTAACATAATGAGAGACACCATAAAACCACTCATACCTACATCCATAATCTCTTGGAATGTAATTCTAAAACCGTAAAATACGATTGCAAAACGAAGAATTTTTTTCCCTGAAAATGTTATACCTGTTCCCCAAGCACTTGGGACGTGATTGTGTAAAGTGTTTGCATAGAATATACCTAAAACGATACCGATTACCAGTGGAGATATACCTAAAGCTTTTACAGCAGCAATATCTGCAATCATAGTTGCTGCCGCTGCAAAGATAGCAACAAATATAATTCCAGAGATTGTACCTTTTCTATTTTCTTTTGAAAAAGCCATAATTTACCCTTATTTTATTTTAAGCCGCAATTATAACAAAAACGACTAATACTAATCATTTACTTTTATCTCTAAAGCATTTTTTACAATGCCGTTGTCACTATCTTCTAATGAATTTATCTCTAGTCCTGTCACTCTTGCAGGGTTTAAGAGTTTCTCTTTTGTCAGATAATTCTCTATTACAAGCTGTCTATTTTTTGCAAGTGTTTCAAGTTCTGCCTGAGTCACTTCCTGAATCTCTATATCTAATGCCAACAGCTCTTTTTGATACACTCTCTCGAGCTCTTCACCCTTATACTCTTTTTCAAGTTTTTCCATCAGCTTTTCATCTCCGTCATCATCACGGAGATCTGCATAAATATCCTCTAAAAGATCAATTGTTAAAGCATTTTCTCTTTCGTTAATATTTTTTATACCGCTTTCTTTAACTACGATTGCTATTAATTTTTCTCTTTTTAATGCAAAGAGATCCGCTTCTTTATCGTAAGTTGCAGAGATCCCTAAATTAATTTTAGGACGTTTATCCATCATCTTGACTATATTGTCCAGTTTCTCTCTTTGTGAAGGTGTTATCACTGTTTTTCCGTTCTCAAACTCTATGAACGACAACTCTTCACCGTCAATCCCCATCATAGAACCAAGCAGTGCAAACGGTGCTGTTACAGCTTTTGTTACAAGGTTTGTAAATGCTTTCCAGATAACTGTGCCGTATTTAAAATCAGGTGCATCCACATTCCCCTCTACCGGCAGATTTAGATCAATAATACCTTCATTATCTTCAAGCAATCCGATCACAAAACCAAGCGGCAGATGTGTCACATTTTCATCTTCGATCTCATCACCTAATATGATCTTGTTAATTACAAGATTATTTTTCCCTTGAAGTTCAGAATTTAGAATCTTATAGCCCAGGTCAAGATAAAGTTTCCCAGAATCGATCTTATACCCTGCAAATGTGGCACTGTAACCGCTCAGTGCATTTAACTCTAAATTTTTAAAATTAAAATCTAGATCTGTGTAAAGTTTTGGACTTGAAGTATCTATGCTTCCAATAAGCGTCGTAGAACCATATTTGTCAACTTCACCGAGTAAATTTATATAACTTGTTTCACCCGGTTTGGAAGAGAGTACATAGATCACACCGTTTAGATCATGAATATCTGTTTGAAACTTAATCGGAATAGAAAAATCTGCAAATTTAGCACTTCCGTTTGAAACATTTACTTTTACAATTTTTATATCTAAAGGTTCACTTTTTTTCGTCTCTTTACTCTCGTTTGTATCCTGTTTTTTACTTAGTTTTGCAAAGTTGAGTGTTTTATTTTCATCTACAAAAGCATCTACATAAAATGAATCTACATCTACCTCATCAACATAAAGTCGATCAGGTGAGAGTTCATAGGTAAAATCTTTTACATCTAGCTTATTGAGTGAAAACAGCAGGTTATTATCTAATGTATTGTTGATAAACAGAGAACTAACAGCCAGTTTCCCTTTCACACTAAGATCGGGTCTGCTTTTTGACTTCGCATAGCTTGTTTTTCCGCTTAAAGCCAATTTCCCGTCTTCAATTTTTACATATGCAGATTCATTGAGATAAGGGTTTATATCTGCGATCGAAATATTTTTAATATTGAATTTTCCATATTGTTTTAAAGGAGTATGACGTAGTTTTCCATCAGCATAAACCCTTCCTCCTCTATTTATGCGCATAGAGGTTTTGTATGTTAACCAGCTGTTTTTATTACTGTCTATATCAAAAACAGAGATATTGATATTTGAGATAGTTTGTTTTGATTTTTGCTCCAACATCCTGTCATAAAAGTCAACTTTTCCATCATCAACTCTAAACTCTTTTACATTGAGATGAAAATTATTTTTGCTTTGCTCTTTTTTTACTGTTTTTGGAGCAGGTTTGGGAACAACAATATTTTCAATATTGAGTTTTCCGTTTTTATATCTTCTAAGATAAGGATTTAACCCTTCTAAGTTGATTTTTCCAATTACTAAATCCTCTTTGGCTAAATCAAAATTTATCCCTTCAAAACTAAAAGCATCAAACTTTAATAAACTCTCTTTAGAACTTCTTTTTTTCAATTTAAACTCATTAAGTGCTACTTGAGAGTCATCGAGTTTTAGATTGAACGTTCCGTTTTGATCGTAAGCAAAAAGATTCACATCTAGGCTTGTAAGCAGCGAGTCGAGTAAAATATCGTATCGTTTCAGTGAACTGCGTGCAGCTTGATCGATATAAGGGTTGTAATGAGTAACATCAAAATCTTTACACACTATATGCGAAGAGATATCAAGCGGCTTTTGAATAATTTTACCGCTAATTCTACATGAACTTTTTTCATTAATCAATGTAGAGAGTTGATAAGGAAATGGTTTTGAAGAGTTTAAGTGAATATCTTTAACACTCACATTAAGATCCCTAACTTTACTTACAACACTCTTCTCAACTGCATAATCTGTAAAGGTTGTAGAAATTTTTTCTAGATCGACATTATCGACAACTACATTCCATGGTTGTGAATCGTCGTTTGTTTGGTTTTGCTCGTTTGTCGTATCTATAACAAAATAGTTTTGAAGATCTATCTCACCGTTTTTAAGTCTATTGACATTAAGATGTAGAGAATCTAGTAAAACTGCTCCAATATGAAGTTGTTGCTTCATTGGTAAAAGGTCTACATTATTTACTTGAAAACTTTGCAGGTTAATAATATCTTCTGACTTATCTTTTGGTTTTATTCTTAACTTATTAATCGCAATATTCACATTTTCGACTTTCGTCTCGTCCAGTTTGTCTAAATTAATGCTAAAGTCGGCATTGAATGAAGCTTTACCGTCAGCTACTTCAAAGTTCAACATATCTTTTACATAGGTCCACTCCGTATAGAGCTGGTTCGCTTTAAAATCTATATGCCCGTGTAATGCTAACGGTTTAAATCCGTCAACTTGAGTATTGATCCTTAAAAATGCACCGTCACCTAGATTTGAATAAAAAGCAAAGGCACCCTTACTGGCATTGAAATCGTTTGTATCTATATTTTTTAAGCCCAAGTCCAGCTGATCAAATGTGAAATAAAAAGGTTCACTGCGAGTAAAATCTGCATAGTGTATTTGCGCATCATCTATATCCAGTTTTCCAATTATGATCCGTGGAGCAGTTGTGTTTGTTTCCTCTTTTACCTCTTGTGTTTGTTCAGCTTGTGAACTTTTCATTATATTTAATAGATTAATAGTTTTATCTACATTATTCACAATATAGATATGTGGTTCGCTGATCTCTAATTTTGCAATATTAAAGGCACCGTAAATTAAAGAGTATACATCAACGTCAACAAACAACGAATCTAAAGTGAGTAAAGGTTTCTCTTTAAGATCGTACAGCTTTATGCCCGAAATTTTTGCTTTAAATAAAAAAGGATTGATGTAAACAGTCTCTATCGAAGCTTTTGTGTTAGTGTTTTGTTCAATCAGTTTTGGAAGTTGGGATTTAATTACAAACGGAAGAATTAAAAAGCCGATAATGGCATAAACAAGGACAATATAAAGAAGATATTTTTGGATTGTTTTCATTGTACACTCCACACACGGTATATATGTGGAGTATATCTTATTTGATGTTAAAAGTGAATTACTTTAACTGGTTTTTACTAGGATAGATAAAAGTTGAATTTCTTAAAACTGAAATCTTCTCACTAGGTTTACCATCTTTATCTAAAGCATAAGCATGGATCTTAATAGGGATGATTGTATCTTCAATATCACTTTTTGCAAGATTGCCTACAGCTCTTAAAATAACAATTTTTTTCTTAATTTTTTCAGGAGTTACATTAAACGGTTTTAGTGGTCTTACCACTTCAATATCACCATCGTAACCTTCTGGCATCAACACCTCAAAGTAATACTTCATTTTCTCTCTTTGAGTATTTTGTACCAAGAATGTGTATGAGTTTTCTACAGTCACTTGATCGTTTTTCTTAGCGATGCTGTACGCCTGAGTCTCTTTATTAATATTTAAAAGCATGTGCTCTTTTGTTGTACTCATTAAACCTAAGATAATAGTGATAACGATTAAGATCGCACCATATGCTAAAACTTTAGGACGGAAGAACTGAGTTTTCCCTTTTCTGTCAACAATCTCGTAATCACTTGACCAAGTAACAAGTGACGGCTTGCCTAGTTTACCCATAACAGTAGTACAAGCATCTACACACTCTAAACAGTTGATACACTCTAACTGTAACCCTTTACGAATATCGATATGTGTAGGACAAACAGTTACACACTTCTCACAAGTCGTACATTCAGCTGTCTCATCAACGGCAAGTAGATCTTTTTGCTTAGTAAAGCCTTTTTGACCTTCCTCATCATAAATAGTTCCACCACGATACTCATCATAAAGTGCCATAACCGTATGTTCATCATATAGTACTGATTGTACACGAGAATAAGGACAAACATATACACAGAAGTTCTCTTTCATAAATACGATATCATAAATCAAGAACAGTGCTACACCGATAACAAAACCAATCATCACTCCATGTTCAGCAGGATTGTTCAGGTAGTTAAAAAAGTCTTCCGGCGGAACAAAGTACCACATGAAATCCGCACCTGCAATAAGTGCTAAAACAGACCAGATTAATATAGCTATAACCTTCTTCACTTTATTCTCAGGTTTAGACATGTCAGGCTCTTGCTGCTTATTAGCAATACGTTTTCTTAATCCTAAAAGTTTTGTCTCGATTAAGTCACGATATACAACTCTAAAGATAGTCTGCGGACATAACCACCCACAAAATACACGACCACCGACAACCGTCATACCAAAGATACTGATAAACAGTAACATCAGTAAAAATGGCATTAAATACAACTCTTGCATATCAAATTGAATAAAAGCAAGGTGTAACTTCATCTTATCAAAGCTTAATAAGAATAAATGGTTTCCATTTACCGATATCCAAGGGATCACTAAAGATACTACAGTCGCTAATACAAAGATATAATAACGCTTATATCTCCACGGTGAAGGTATCTTAAAGTCCTTCTTTTCTGTTTCTTGACTCATACAACTCTCCTAAATTTTAATCTCATATAATCTCAGCTATTCTGGACACACTATAGTATTGATGATATGCTCTTCAGCATTATCCGGGGCTTTTGGCAATAATGAACCAAAAGCTACTTGTTTAAGTTCACGCGATTCAACGTAATCTTTTAAAGAGCTTCTGCTCACCCCCAGTAATCGTGCTATTTCGCTCACACTTTTACCATCTTGTATATATTTTACAATCTCATTTATGTATACATCAAACTTCGAACTAGACTTGCTTCCCTTTGGTCGCCCAATTGAACGCTTCGATTCCTCTTTAAGCTTTTGTCGTAGGTGGTCCATGAGACCAAGTACCAACATCGCACTACTTTCTTGAGACATTATAACATTTTGCTTAATAAAGTGAACATGAAACTGGTTACGCAATAAACATGAAAACATCTGAATCAGATCTTCCATATTTGTTGTTAAAACCCAAATATCACTTACAAGTAAAGTAGAACCAGATTGAGACTGGAAATAGTGTGTCACTTCTTGACGTTCATCTAGA contains:
- a CDS encoding YeiH family protein, which translates into the protein MAFSKENRKGTISGIIFVAIFAAAATMIADIAAVKALGISPLVIGIVLGIFYANTLHNHVPSAWGTGITFSGKKILRFAIVFYGFRITFQEIMDVGMSGFMVSLIMLATTFILGSYLGYKIFKMDKETSMLTASGASVCGAAAVLATEPVLKAEGHKTAVAVSMVVLFGTISMFLYPVLYAAVIEPATGFLHMTPQEFGIYVGGTIHEVAQVVAVPASIAGAPADMANSAVIVKMTRVIMIAPMLILLGIYLSMEAKKSGSAAGGVKLVIPWFAVYFIGMAGFNSLQLVPTDVVSVINEIDTFLLTMAMTALGMGTIFSKFKGLGLAPLYTAGAMFLWLVIGGFIVTKLVVATFS
- the ccoG gene encoding cytochrome c oxidase accessory protein CcoG, which codes for MSQETEKKDFKIPSPWRYKRYYIFVLATVVSLVIPWISVNGNHLFLLSFDKMKLHLAFIQFDMQELYLMPFLLMLLFISIFGMTVVGGRVFCGWLCPQTIFRVVYRDLIETKLLGLRKRIANKQQEPDMSKPENKVKKVIAILIWSVLALIAGADFMWYFVPPEDFFNYLNNPAEHGVMIGFVIGVALFLIYDIVFMKENFCVYVCPYSRVQSVLYDEHTVMALYDEYRGGTIYDEEGQKGFTKQKDLLAVDETAECTTCEKCVTVCPTHIDIRKGLQLECINCLECVDACTTVMGKLGKPSLVTWSSDYEIVDRKGKTQFFRPKVLAYGAILIVITIILGLMSTTKEHMLLNINKETQAYSIAKKNDQVTVENSYTFLVQNTQREKMKYYFEVLMPEGYDGDIEVVRPLKPFNVTPEKIKKKIVILRAVGNLAKSDIEDTIIPIKIHAYALDKDGKPSEKISVLRNSTFIYPSKNQLK
- a CDS encoding DUF748 domain-containing protein, with protein sequence MKTIQKYLLYIVLVYAIIGFLILPFVIKSQLPKLIEQNTNTKASIETVYINPFLFKAKISGIKLYDLKEKPLLTLDSLFVDVDVYSLIYGAFNIAKLEISEPHIYIVNNVDKTINLLNIMKSSQAEQTQEVKEETNTTAPRIIIGKLDIDDAQIHYADFTRSEPFYFTFDQLDLGLKNIDTNDFNASKGAFAFYSNLGDGAFLRINTQVDGFKPLALHGHIDFKANQLYTEWTYVKDMLNFEVADGKASFNADFSINLDKLDETKVENVNIAINKLRIKPKDKSEDIINLQSFQVNNVDLLPMKQQLHIGAVLLDSLHLNVNRLKNGEIDLQNYFVIDTTNEQNQTNDDSQPWNVVVDNVDLEKISTTFTDYAVEKSVVSKVRDLNVSVKDIHLNSSKPFPYQLSTLINEKSSCRISGKIIQKPLDISSHIVCKDFDVTHYNPYIDQAARSSLKRYDILLDSLLTSLDVNLFAYDQNGTFNLKLDDSQVALNEFKLKKRSSKESLLKFDAFSFEGINFDLAKEDLVIGKINLEGLNPYLRRYKNGKLNIENIVVPKPAPKTVKKEQSKNNFHLNVKEFRVDDGKVDFYDRMLEQKSKQTISNINISVFDIDSNKNSWLTYKTSMRINRGGRVYADGKLRHTPLKQYGKFNIKNISIADINPYLNESAYVKIEDGKLALSGKTSYAKSKSRPDLSVKGKLAVSSLFINNTLDNNLLFSLNKLDVKDFTYELSPDRLYVDEVDVDSFYVDAFVDENKTLNFAKLSKKQDTNESKETKKSEPLDIKIVKVNVSNGSAKFADFSIPIKFQTDIHDLNGVIYVLSSKPGETSYINLLGEVDKYGSTTLIGSIDTSSPKLYTDLDFNFKNLELNALSGYSATFAGYKIDSGKLYLDLGYKILNSELQGKNNLVINKIILGDEIEDENVTHLPLGFVIGLLEDNEGIIDLNLPVEGNVDAPDFKYGTVIWKAFTNLVTKAVTAPFALLGSMMGIDGEELSFIEFENGKTVITPSQREKLDNIVKMMDKRPKINLGISATYDKEADLFALKREKLIAIVVKESGIKNINERENALTIDLLEDIYADLRDDDGDEKLMEKLEKEYKGEELERVYQKELLALDIEIQEVTQAELETLAKNRQLVIENYLTKEKLLNPARVTGLEINSLEDSDNGIVKNALEIKVND
- a CDS encoding recombinase family protein — protein: MILAYIRPEKNFDAVHEQLQLINSYALTNNLVIDDEFIDYTSQNKRLDERQEVTHYFQSQSGSTLLVSDIWVLTTNMEDLIQMFSCLLRNQFHVHFIKQNVIMSQESSAMLVLGLMDHLRQKLKEESKRSIGRPKGSKSSSKFDVYINEIVKYIQDGKSVSEIARLLGVSRSSLKDYVESRELKQVAFGSLLPKAPDNAEEHIINTIVCPE